The following DNA comes from Verrucomicrobiales bacterium.
TTCGGTGAAGAAATGAAACACCGCCCGATCATGCCAAAGTGCAACGGGGTGTGTTGGGGTGAACTCCATCACGTCTGCGACCGTCCATTCCACGCGCGCCGCATCCTCGCCCAACCGCCTCCGGGAGTGCTCCAGTGCCGCCCGCGAGAGATCCAGCACTGCCAAGCGCGAGTAACCGGCCTTGAGCAAATGATCCACCAGCGTCGAGGCGCCACCACCCACATCGATAATGCCCGCATCCTTGTCAGTTCCAGTGCGTTCGATCAGGCCCAGCGACACCTCCGGGCGCTCCTGATGCCAGCTTACATCATCCGGCGCTTTG
Coding sequences within:
- a CDS encoding class I SAM-dependent methyltransferase, with product MRQEHWEDVYQNKAPDDVSWHQERPEVSLGLIERTGTDKDAGIIDVGGGASTLVDHLLKAGYSRLAVLDLSRAALEHSRRRLGEDAARVEWTVADVMEFTPTHPVALWHDRAVFHFFTEAADRRRYVEALRRTLVQGGQVVIAAFAPHGPEKCSGLEVCRHNAASVSAELGTEFDLLEQVQEVHLTPWQTEQAFGYFRFRRKAVGG